A genomic window from Gemmatimonadaceae bacterium includes:
- the fdhD gene encoding formate dehydrogenase accessory sulfurtransferase FdhD, translating into MTEPVEALAAHPRMVAIGDRTQTWGIALEVPVEITLNGEPWTVLLASPESLEDLAVGLAVTEGVLRDVTAVEAIHTATFLRDVRVDLRIPTWAIDATAKRARTLVSGTACGLCGIESLAQLEARRPVRSQPPVPVADAAIRAALEALPALQPLNQATRSVHVAAWCTLEGTIQLAREDVGRHNALDKLVGALARMDRLAEQGFILMSSRGSYELVAKAAALNAQLLATVSAPTALALTWADALQLPLASTVRTGDLVEVVRFPHSPVPPDAD; encoded by the coding sequence TTGACTGAGCCCGTCGAGGCGCTCGCCGCGCACCCACGCATGGTCGCCATTGGCGATCGCACGCAGACGTGGGGGATCGCGCTCGAGGTCCCCGTGGAGATCACGCTCAACGGCGAACCGTGGACGGTGCTGCTGGCGTCCCCCGAGTCGCTGGAGGATCTCGCCGTGGGGCTGGCGGTCACCGAGGGCGTGTTGCGTGACGTGACCGCCGTCGAGGCGATCCACACGGCCACCTTCCTGCGCGACGTGCGGGTCGATTTGCGCATCCCGACATGGGCAATCGACGCCACGGCGAAGCGGGCACGGACGCTCGTGAGCGGGACCGCCTGCGGATTGTGCGGCATCGAATCGCTGGCGCAGCTGGAGGCCCGACGCCCAGTGCGGAGCCAGCCCCCCGTTCCCGTCGCCGATGCGGCGATCCGCGCGGCGCTCGAGGCGCTGCCGGCGCTCCAGCCACTCAATCAGGCCACGCGCTCGGTCCACGTGGCCGCGTGGTGCACGCTCGAGGGGACCATTCAGCTCGCCCGCGAGGATGTGGGTCGCCACAACGCGCTCGACAAGCTCGTGGGGGCGCTGGCCCGCATGGACCGGCTCGCTGAGCAGGGCTTCATCCTGATGAGCAGCCGCGGGAGCTACGAGCTGGTGGCCAAGGCCGCCGCCCTCAATGCCCAGCTGCTGGCCACCGTGTCGGCGCCGACGGCGCTGGCCCTGACCTGGGCCGATGCGTTGCAGTTGCCGCTCGCTTCCACGGTGCGCACCGGCGATCTTGTAGAGGTCGTCCGCTTCCCCCACTCCCCAGTGCCCCCCGATGCCGACTGA
- a CDS encoding formate dehydrogenase subunit delta produces the protein MPTDDLVRMANQIAQFFAVYPDEDAIDGVRDHLEKFWPPTMRKELVAIVDGLQLAEGELHPLARRAAEQLRNPAGE, from the coding sequence ATGCCGACTGACGACCTGGTGCGCATGGCCAACCAGATCGCGCAATTCTTCGCCGTGTACCCGGACGAAGACGCGATCGACGGTGTGCGCGATCATCTCGAAAAGTTCTGGCCCCCGACGATGCGCAAGGAACTCGTTGCCATCGTGGACGGCCTGCAGCTCGCCGAGGGCGAGCTGCACCCGCTCGCGCGTCGGGCGGCCGAGCAGCTGCGCAATCCGGCGGGCGAGTGA
- the mobA gene encoding molybdenum cofactor guanylyltransferase, giving the protein MIDKAAITGVILCGGRGRRMGGVDKPLELLNGRPLVRHVRERLVQQVGRIVISANRSLDAYSSFGDVIVTDIEAGLGPLEGIVSALSLIESSWFFCCPGDAPKLDRGLVARLAAHAAGVDAVIPHDGESAQPLFLLGRATLRPAIEAYLASGERAVTAFVTGLNVTVVDCADIAESFANVNTQAELAEMAGRE; this is encoded by the coding sequence GTGATCGACAAGGCGGCGATCACCGGTGTCATCCTCTGCGGTGGTCGCGGCCGGCGCATGGGTGGCGTGGACAAGCCCCTCGAACTGCTCAACGGCCGTCCGCTGGTGCGCCACGTGCGCGAGCGGCTCGTCCAGCAGGTCGGCCGCATTGTCATCAGCGCCAACCGGTCGCTCGACGCCTACTCGTCGTTCGGCGATGTCATCGTCACGGATATCGAAGCCGGCCTCGGGCCCCTCGAAGGCATCGTGTCGGCGCTGTCGCTGATCGAATCGAGCTGGTTCTTCTGCTGCCCCGGCGACGCCCCCAAGCTCGACCGTGGCCTCGTGGCCCGCCTCGCCGCGCACGCCGCGGGCGTCGATGCCGTGATTCCCCACGACGGCGAATCGGCACAGCCCCTCTTTCTACTCGGCCGCGCCACGCTGCGCCCCGCCATCGAGGCCTATCTGGCGAGCGGCGAACGCGCGGTAACCGCCTTCGTGACCGGCCTGAACGTCACGGTGGTGGACTGCGCGGATATCGCGGAGAGCTTTGCGAATGTGAATACGCAGGCGGAACTGGCGGAGATGGCGGGGCGGGAATAG
- a CDS encoding NAD-dependent malic enzyme, translated as MHTPLKRGADLLNDPVLNKGTAFTEAEREALGLRGLLPPRIMTQDEQLERIVPAVRGKPTPLDQYIYLVGLHDRNITLFYRLVMDHLEELMPVLYTPTVGEACQEFGRIFRRSRGLYVTAEDAGKVREVLANWPHDDVRMIVVTDGERILGLGDLGANGMGIPIGKLTLYTACAGVSPHQCLPITIDVGTENTALRESHAYMGLRRPRLRGPAYDALITEFIEAVQERFPKACLQFEDFGNSNAFVLLEKWRNQICTFNDDIQGTASVTLGGLYSASRLTGVPLHEMRLLFHGAGEAGIGIGDLVVNAMMQAGVPEAEARRRCWFVDSKGLVVQSRTDLAHHKKPYAHDHAPTATLLEAVHSIKPHAIIGVSGTPSQFTPEILRAMAVYNPRPIIMALSNPTSKAECTAREAYTETNGAAIFASGSPFAPVEYKGKAHVPGQGNNAYIFPGVGLGVVVAESTRVTEEMFAVAARTLADMCTDDDLAMGRIYPSLSRIREVSQAIAVAVATLAWDQGLARRERPESIAEAVREAMYVPEYHSLV; from the coding sequence ATGCATACGCCACTCAAGCGAGGGGCTGACCTGTTGAATGATCCCGTCCTCAACAAGGGGACGGCATTCACTGAAGCGGAGCGTGAAGCGCTCGGCCTGCGCGGCCTCCTCCCGCCGCGCATCATGACCCAGGATGAACAGCTCGAGCGTATCGTGCCCGCCGTCCGCGGCAAGCCGACACCGCTCGACCAGTACATCTACCTCGTCGGCCTCCACGACCGGAACATCACGCTCTTCTACCGGCTCGTGATGGACCACCTCGAGGAGCTGATGCCGGTGCTCTACACGCCCACCGTCGGTGAGGCGTGTCAGGAGTTCGGGCGCATCTTCCGCCGGTCGCGCGGCCTCTACGTGACGGCTGAAGATGCGGGCAAGGTGCGCGAGGTCCTCGCGAACTGGCCGCACGACGACGTGCGCATGATCGTGGTGACCGACGGCGAGCGCATCCTCGGCCTCGGCGATCTGGGCGCGAACGGCATGGGTATCCCGATCGGCAAGCTCACGCTCTACACGGCGTGCGCCGGTGTGTCGCCGCATCAGTGTCTGCCCATCACGATCGACGTGGGCACCGAGAACACGGCGCTGCGCGAAAGCCATGCGTACATGGGGCTGCGGCGCCCGCGCCTGCGCGGCCCGGCGTACGACGCGCTCATCACCGAGTTCATCGAGGCGGTGCAGGAGCGCTTCCCCAAGGCCTGCCTGCAGTTCGAGGACTTCGGCAACAGCAACGCGTTCGTGCTGCTGGAGAAGTGGCGTAACCAGATCTGCACCTTCAACGACGACATTCAGGGAACGGCGTCGGTGACGCTCGGCGGTCTCTATTCGGCGTCGCGTCTCACTGGTGTGCCGCTGCACGAGATGCGGCTGCTGTTCCACGGCGCCGGCGAAGCGGGCATCGGCATTGGCGACCTGGTCGTGAATGCGATGATGCAGGCGGGGGTGCCCGAAGCCGAGGCGCGTCGGCGCTGCTGGTTCGTGGACTCGAAGGGGCTGGTGGTGCAGTCGCGCACGGACCTCGCGCATCACAAGAAGCCGTATGCGCACGATCACGCGCCCACGGCCACGCTGCTCGAGGCGGTGCACAGCATCAAGCCGCACGCGATCATTGGTGTCTCGGGGACGCCGAGCCAGTTCACGCCGGAGATCCTGCGCGCGATGGCGGTGTACAATCCGCGGCCGATCATCATGGCGCTCTCGAACCCGACGTCCAAGGCGGAGTGCACGGCGCGTGAGGCGTATACGGAGACGAACGGCGCGGCGATCTTTGCGAGCGGCAGCCCGTTTGCGCCGGTGGAGTACAAGGGCAAGGCCCACGTACCGGGGCAGGGGAACAATGCCTACATCTTCCCGGGCGTAGGGCTCGGTGTGGTGGTCGCCGAGTCCACGCGCGTGACCGAGGAGATGTTCGCCGTGGCGGCGCGTACGCTGGCCGACATGTGCACCGATGACGATCTGGCGATGGGGCGCATCTACCCGAGCCTCTCCCGCATTCGCGAGGTGAGTCAGGCGATTGCGGTGGCGGTGGCGACGCTGGCGTGGGATCAGGGGCTGGCGCGGCGCGAGCGTCCGGAGTCGATCGCGGAGGCGGTGCGGGAGGCGATGTATGTCCCGGAGTACCACAGTCTGGTGTAG
- a CDS encoding NADH-quinone oxidoreductase subunit N: MPGSDVLRTMLPEHLLLGGMVVLIVLALLRMSRALALPVAALVIVASSGAAFWLASLGVSTEPFLGQLVVNPVIYLTKGSLLLLALPVLLMSRTEFEDVEFPLLLLCSLYGLALLPSAENALVLFLGIELLSIPTYALIVLAFKRPQAAESALKYLVLSGAASATLLMGLSLVYGATGSMATSAFTMALASGDLMARTAVVLVLLALYIKAAVVPFHAWAPDTYEGASVPVTAYMATLSKAAILVVALRLFGNAVPAGPMVGIMAGLPLVSIVWGNLAAMKQHSLRRMIAYSSIAHAGYLFYAFLGAPEGRFEAITFYIITYSAANLLAFAALPAHANDVQRDAMESLEGLFHRDPMAATLIAVAMLSLAGLPPLPGFTAKFLIFKSVLAAGFTTWAVLGLVGSFLGLYFYLRVIMRMFMSADRGVVPATTGAALSRAAGILCLAATLALTILPGWVLARL; this comes from the coding sequence ATGCCCGGTAGTGATGTGCTGCGCACCATGCTCCCCGAGCACCTGCTGCTCGGCGGGATGGTGGTGCTGATCGTGCTTGCCCTGTTGCGCATGTCCCGGGCGCTGGCGCTGCCGGTAGCGGCGCTGGTGATCGTGGCGAGCAGTGGCGCGGCGTTCTGGTTGGCGTCGCTCGGTGTGTCGACCGAGCCGTTCCTGGGGCAGCTCGTCGTGAACCCGGTCATCTACCTGACCAAGGGGTCCCTGCTGCTGCTGGCGCTGCCGGTGCTGCTCATGTCGCGCACCGAGTTCGAGGATGTGGAGTTCCCGCTCCTGCTGCTCTGCTCCCTGTATGGGCTGGCGCTGTTGCCGAGCGCCGAGAACGCGCTGGTGCTGTTCCTCGGGATCGAACTGCTGTCGATTCCCACGTATGCGCTGATCGTGCTGGCGTTCAAGCGCCCCCAGGCGGCGGAATCGGCGCTCAAGTATCTGGTGTTGAGTGGCGCGGCGTCGGCCACGCTGCTGATGGGCTTGTCGCTGGTGTATGGCGCCACGGGCTCGATGGCCACCAGCGCGTTCACGATGGCGCTGGCTTCCGGTGATCTGATGGCCCGGACGGCGGTCGTGCTGGTGCTGCTCGCCCTGTACATCAAGGCGGCGGTGGTGCCGTTCCACGCGTGGGCACCCGATACCTACGAAGGCGCCAGCGTGCCGGTCACGGCCTACATGGCGACGCTCTCCAAGGCGGCCATCCTCGTGGTGGCGCTGCGTCTCTTCGGGAACGCCGTGCCCGCCGGGCCCATGGTCGGGATCATGGCCGGATTGCCGCTGGTGTCCATCGTCTGGGGCAACCTCGCGGCGATGAAGCAGCACTCGCTGCGGCGCATGATCGCGTACTCGAGCATCGCGCACGCCGGCTATCTCTTCTACGCGTTCCTGGGCGCGCCGGAAGGGCGGTTTGAGGCGATCACGTTCTACATCATCACGTACTCGGCGGCCAACCTGCTGGCGTTCGCGGCGCTGCCGGCGCACGCCAACGATGTCCAGCGCGATGCCATGGAATCGCTGGAGGGGCTGTTCCATCGCGACCCGATGGCTGCCACCCTCATTGCCGTGGCCATGCTCTCGCTTGCTGGCTTGCCGCCGCTCCCCGGCTTCACGGCGAAGTTCCTGATCTTCAAGTCGGTCCTGGCCGCCGGCTTCACCACGTGGGCCGTGTTGGGTCTCGTGGGCAGCTTCCTGGGCCTGTACTTCTATCTCCGCGTGATCATGCGGATGTTCATGAGCGCCGATCGTGGCGTGGTGCCGGCAACGACCGGCGCCGCGCTGTCCCGTGCGGCCGGCATCCTCTGTCTCGCTGCCACCCTGGCACTCACCATCCTCCCCGGGTGGGTGCTGGCGCGGCTGTAA
- a CDS encoding NADH-quinone oxidoreductase subunit M, whose amino-acid sequence MSEALMLNVILWLPLAGALALLLIPRDKTSEVRAVSTVLLGIQFVLALVLYRAFDGGVDGLQFATNVPWIAEWGVHYAIGLDGANVLLVLLTAFLGPLVIVGATHAIEKDVRLFHVMVLLLQFAMMGAFLAQDLFLFYLFWEAMLIPMFFMIGIWGGARRAYATIKFVLYTAFGSILMLAALIYLAIQLQAQGGVASFAFADLQKVTLPLAVQMPLLGAFALSFAIKVPVVPLHTWLPDAHVEAPTPGSVILAGVLLKMGTYGFMKLGFPLFPDATRQLTPLLMTLSVVSIVYGACLALVQTDIKKIIAYSSISHLGYVMLGLLSLDLVGIQGAIVQMVSHGLVAGGLFLLVGMVYERCHTRELAAYGGLARQIPRYAVFFLVFTLASVGLPTTSGFTGEFMSLMGAFTAAWPQHLDGNNGPLILAVVACTGVVLGALYMLRFALTFLFGPTKTPHGEALSDLSGRETFLLTTLAVAVFWLGLFPNGALQKTERAAKHFQQAVMAAGMVSDAR is encoded by the coding sequence ATGTCTGAGGCGCTGATGCTGAACGTGATTCTGTGGCTGCCGCTGGCCGGTGCGCTGGCGCTGCTGCTGATCCCGCGCGACAAGACCAGCGAGGTGCGTGCCGTCAGTACCGTGCTGCTGGGTATCCAGTTCGTGCTGGCGCTGGTGTTGTATCGCGCCTTCGATGGCGGCGTCGATGGGCTGCAGTTTGCCACCAACGTGCCGTGGATCGCCGAGTGGGGCGTGCACTACGCCATCGGCCTCGATGGCGCGAATGTGCTGCTGGTGCTGCTCACGGCGTTCCTCGGGCCGCTGGTGATCGTGGGCGCCACGCATGCCATCGAAAAGGATGTGCGGCTCTTCCACGTGATGGTGCTGCTGCTCCAGTTCGCCATGATGGGCGCCTTCCTCGCGCAGGATCTCTTCCTGTTCTATCTGTTCTGGGAAGCGATGCTGATCCCGATGTTCTTCATGATCGGGATCTGGGGCGGGGCACGGCGCGCGTATGCGACCATCAAGTTCGTGCTCTACACGGCGTTCGGCTCCATCCTGATGCTGGCGGCGCTGATCTATCTGGCCATCCAGCTGCAGGCGCAGGGCGGGGTGGCGAGCTTCGCCTTCGCCGATCTGCAGAAGGTCACGCTGCCGCTGGCGGTGCAGATGCCGCTGCTCGGTGCGTTCGCGCTGAGCTTCGCGATCAAGGTGCCGGTGGTGCCGCTCCATACCTGGCTGCCGGATGCGCACGTCGAGGCGCCGACGCCGGGCTCGGTGATTCTGGCCGGTGTGCTGCTCAAGATGGGCACGTACGGCTTCATGAAGCTGGGCTTCCCGCTCTTTCCGGATGCCACGCGGCAGCTGACGCCCCTGCTCATGACGCTCTCCGTCGTGAGCATCGTGTACGGCGCCTGCCTCGCGCTCGTGCAGACGGACATCAAGAAGATCATCGCCTACTCCTCCATCAGCCATCTGGGCTACGTGATGCTGGGGCTCCTGAGCCTCGACCTCGTGGGCATTCAGGGAGCGATCGTGCAGATGGTGAGCCACGGGCTGGTGGCCGGTGGGCTCTTCCTGCTCGTGGGCATGGTGTACGAGCGGTGCCACACCCGCGAGCTCGCGGCGTATGGCGGCCTCGCACGGCAGATCCCGCGCTATGCGGTGTTCTTCCTGGTGTTCACTCTGGCCTCGGTGGGCCTTCCCACCACCAGCGGCTTCACCGGCGAGTTCATGTCGCTGATGGGCGCGTTCACCGCGGCGTGGCCGCAGCATCTCGATGGAAACAATGGCCCGCTGATCCTGGCGGTCGTGGCGTGCACCGGGGTGGTGCTCGGGGCGCTCTATATGCTCCGCTTCGCGCTCACCTTCCTCTTCGGGCCGACCAAGACGCCCCACGGGGAAGCGCTGAGTGATCTGTCCGGGCGGGAGACGTTCCTGCTCACGACGCTCGCGGTGGCGGTGTTCTGGCTCGGCCTCTTCCCCAACGGGGCGCTGCAGAAGACCGAGCGCGCCGCGAAGCACTTTCAGCAGGCGGTAATGGCCGCCGGGATGGTGTCCGATGCCCGGTAG
- the nuoL gene encoding NADH-quinone oxidoreductase subunit L, which yields MAHPLALIALLPLVGFAINGTLATAFGGKKLGHTASALIGCAMPLAAFGLTIATFLQLQASGFTPIVEPFYRWAAVGGTSFDIAFYFDRLSAVMTLIVTGVGSVIHIYSTGYMHDDKSFGRFFAYLNLFLFFMLLLVLGRSMLVLFVGWEGVGLASYLLIGFWFDDLANAKAGRKAFITNRIGDAGFLLGMFLLYRAFGTLDMDAINAAFAAGPVTMVSASLVGLLLFVGATGKSAQIPLYVWLPDAMAGPTPVSALIHAATMVTAGVYLVARMHGVYAMAPEASHVIAVVGVLTAFFAATIALVQNDIKKVLAYSTVSQLGFMFLALGVGAYGVAIFHVVTHAFFKACLFLGAGSVIHALGGEQDIRKMGGLRKHIPVTFYTFAIATAAIAGIPGLAGFFSKDEILWYTFSSEHGGAAWLWGLAALTALMTAFYMTRLLWLTFFGASRMSHEVEHHVHESPLSMTGVLGVLAVLSAVGGYIKLPHFLEPLLPLPKVVEALEPMEHTLLYASIVIAFVGVGAAIVVYSGPASRAESLAKTFAPVHRLLSGKYFVDELYELVIVKPLAWISENVLFRGGDKLLLDGTLNGLGGFAQWTAGLLGRLQTGSLQLYALFVMLGLVGALLWSWRYV from the coding sequence ATGGCACATCCCCTGGCCCTCATTGCACTCCTGCCACTGGTCGGGTTCGCCATCAATGGCACCCTGGCCACGGCATTCGGCGGCAAGAAGCTCGGCCATACGGCCTCGGCGCTCATCGGCTGCGCGATGCCGCTGGCGGCGTTCGGGCTCACGATCGCCACCTTCCTGCAACTGCAGGCGAGCGGGTTCACGCCCATCGTGGAGCCCTTCTACCGCTGGGCGGCGGTGGGCGGCACGAGCTTCGACATCGCCTTCTACTTCGATCGCCTCAGTGCGGTCATGACGCTCATCGTGACGGGTGTGGGCAGTGTGATCCACATCTATTCGACGGGCTACATGCACGACGACAAGAGCTTCGGGCGCTTCTTTGCGTACCTGAATCTCTTCCTGTTCTTCATGCTCCTGCTGGTGCTCGGGCGCTCGATGCTCGTGCTCTTCGTGGGGTGGGAAGGGGTCGGGCTCGCGTCGTATCTGCTGATCGGTTTCTGGTTCGACGATCTTGCCAACGCCAAGGCCGGCCGGAAGGCGTTCATCACGAACCGCATCGGCGACGCCGGCTTCCTGCTCGGCATGTTCCTGCTGTACCGCGCGTTCGGCACGCTCGACATGGACGCCATCAATGCGGCGTTCGCGGCGGGGCCGGTCACCATGGTGAGCGCGAGTCTGGTCGGGCTGCTGCTGTTTGTGGGCGCCACCGGCAAATCGGCGCAGATCCCGCTCTATGTGTGGCTCCCCGACGCCATGGCCGGTCCGACGCCCGTCTCGGCGCTCATTCACGCGGCCACCATGGTCACGGCGGGCGTGTACCTCGTGGCCCGCATGCATGGCGTGTATGCGATGGCCCCCGAGGCGAGCCACGTGATCGCCGTCGTGGGCGTGCTGACGGCGTTCTTCGCGGCGACGATCGCGCTCGTGCAGAACGACATCAAGAAGGTGCTGGCCTACTCCACCGTCTCGCAGCTGGGCTTCATGTTTCTGGCGCTGGGCGTGGGCGCGTATGGCGTGGCGATCTTCCACGTGGTGACCCACGCCTTCTTCAAGGCGTGTCTGTTCCTGGGCGCCGGCAGCGTGATCCACGCGCTGGGTGGGGAGCAGGACATCCGGAAGATGGGCGGGCTGCGGAAGCACATCCCGGTGACGTTCTACACGTTTGCCATTGCCACCGCGGCCATCGCGGGGATTCCGGGGCTCGCCGGCTTCTTCTCGAAAGACGAGATCCTCTGGTACACCTTCTCAAGCGAGCACGGCGGGGCGGCGTGGCTCTGGGGGCTCGCGGCGCTGACCGCGCTCATGACGGCGTTCTACATGACACGCCTGCTGTGGCTCACGTTCTTTGGCGCATCGCGCATGAGCCATGAGGTTGAGCATCATGTGCACGAGTCGCCGCTCAGCATGACCGGCGTGCTCGGCGTGCTGGCCGTCCTCTCGGCGGTTGGCGGCTACATCAAGCTGCCGCACTTCCTCGAGCCGCTGCTGCCACTGCCAAAGGTCGTGGAAGCCCTCGAGCCCATGGAGCATACGCTGCTCTACGCCTCCATCGTGATCGCGTTCGTTGGCGTCGGTGCGGCGATCGTCGTATACAGCGGCCCCGCGTCTCGGGCGGAGTCGCTCGCCAAAACCTTTGCGCCGGTGCACCGGTTGCTGAGCGGCAAGTACTTCGTAGACGAGCTCTACGAGCTCGTGATCGTGAAGCCACTGGCGTGGATTTCCGAGAACGTCCTCTTCCGTGGCGGCGACAAGCTGCTGCTCGACGGGACGCTCAATGGGCTTGGAGGCTTCGCGCAATGGACGGCCGGTCTGCTGGGCCGCCTGCAAACGGGCAGCCTGCAGCTGTACGCGCTGTTCGTGATGCTGGGCCTCGTGGGCGCCTTGCTCTGGAGCTGGCGCTATGTCTGA
- the nuoK gene encoding NADH-quinone oxidoreductase subunit NuoK, whose translation MDKTQALLFLSGALFVLGFLGVVIRRNALVMLMCMELMLNGVNLSLVTFSQARGDAAGAVMVFLVFVVATAEVALAIPIVLLLVRHARSLDLDRFTQLKG comes from the coding sequence GTGGATAAGACCCAGGCGCTGCTCTTCCTCTCCGGCGCCCTGTTCGTGCTGGGCTTTCTGGGGGTCGTGATCCGGCGCAACGCGCTCGTGATGCTGATGTGCATGGAGCTCATGCTCAACGGTGTGAACTTGAGCCTCGTGACCTTCTCGCAGGCGCGCGGCGACGCGGCCGGGGCGGTCATGGTGTTCCTCGTCTTTGTGGTGGCCACCGCCGAGGTGGCTCTCGCGATCCCGATCGTGCTGCTGCTCGTGCGGCATGCGCGCTCGCTCGATCTCGATCGCTTCACTCAGCTCAAGGGTTAA
- a CDS encoding NADH-quinone oxidoreductase subunit J codes for MILALIGALALVSAASMLVLREPMRVALALITTMTALGAVYGLLGVHFIAAFQVLIYVGAVMVFMVYVIMLLQLREPAGQRRFSKWLIPGVVVGAALSGVLGVAVSRSGNAPVTTVTGTSTFGLVQFSSAFLSQYWLEFELTTVLLVSAIVAALAVINVSRRTQAAAAPAASGEATRG; via the coding sequence GTGATCCTGGCCCTCATCGGCGCGCTGGCGCTGGTGAGTGCGGCCTCGATGCTGGTGTTGCGGGAGCCCATGCGCGTCGCGCTGGCCCTGATCACCACGATGACGGCGCTCGGCGCCGTCTACGGCCTCCTGGGCGTGCACTTCATTGCGGCCTTTCAGGTGCTGATCTACGTCGGCGCCGTGATGGTGTTCATGGTCTACGTGATCATGCTCCTGCAGCTGCGTGAACCCGCCGGGCAACGTCGCTTCTCGAAGTGGCTGATTCCGGGGGTGGTCGTTGGCGCCGCGCTGAGCGGGGTGCTCGGTGTGGCGGTCTCGCGCAGCGGCAATGCGCCGGTCACCACGGTCACCGGGACGTCCACGTTCGGCCTCGTGCAGTTTTCCTCCGCGTTTCTGAGCCAGTACTGGCTCGAGTTCGAACTCACCACGGTGCTGCTGGTGTCTGCGATCGTGGCGGCGCTGGCGGTGATCAACGTGAGCCGTCGGACGCAGGCGGCGGCCGCGCCGGCGGCCAGTGGGGAGGCGACCCGTGGATAA
- a CDS encoding NADH-quinone oxidoreductase subunit I: protein MTLWEKLYLPEVLRGMAITTGVFLRNMGKWLTGRKGAVTTYYPEEKRADFAPRNRGKHILTQRPDGSPQCIACNMCATVCPAKVIEIESGFDPNDPAHPKYPVRFEIDYSRCVFCGLCVEACPEDAIRMQQDVPDLVSEDRYNMWLTMDEMLTWKPQSDVAKPYPPKPVPLTLSANVQRGRQSSKP, encoded by the coding sequence CTGACGCTCTGGGAGAAGCTCTATCTCCCTGAGGTGCTGCGCGGCATGGCGATCACCACGGGCGTGTTCCTGCGGAACATGGGGAAGTGGCTCACCGGCCGGAAAGGCGCGGTGACGACGTACTACCCCGAGGAGAAGCGGGCGGACTTCGCGCCACGCAACCGCGGCAAGCATATCCTGACACAGCGCCCCGACGGGTCGCCGCAGTGTATCGCGTGCAACATGTGCGCGACGGTCTGTCCGGCCAAGGTGATCGAGATCGAGTCGGGATTTGATCCGAACGATCCGGCGCACCCCAAGTATCCGGTGCGCTTCGAGATCGACTACTCGCGGTGCGTCTTCTGCGGCCTCTGCGTGGAGGCGTGCCCGGAGGATGCCATCCGCATGCAGCAGGACGTCCCCGATCTCGTCTCGGAAGACCGCTACAACATGTGGCTGACCATGGATGAGATGCTGACGTGGAAGCCGCAGTCGGACGTGGCGAAGCCCTATCCCCCCAAACCCGTTCCGCTCACGCTGAGCGCGAACGTGCAGCGAGGGCGCCAGTCATCGAAACCGTGA